From a single Porites lutea chromosome 10, jaPorLute2.1, whole genome shotgun sequence genomic region:
- the LOC140950095 gene encoding tetratricopeptide repeat protein 28-like — protein MLIAPVRDLLEGSEIIVVPDNCFFQVPFAALPDESNRCLSDSFRIRIVPSLTTLKLILDSPADCHSQTGALIVGEPNLMNVYFKGESRYLCPLPGAKAEAEMIARLLPQSHLLIGEQATKQAVLQRIPSVSFVHIAAHGDAERGEIALTPPDSAMRPPHEADYLLSMTDISQVRLSAKLVVLSCCHTARGQIKTEGVVGIARAFLGSGARSVLVALWALQDDATEQFMRRFYENLVQGESASECLHRAMKWMRNNGFPEVRQWAPFMLIGDDVSFHFGEEK, from the coding sequence ATGTTGATTGCTCCCGTACGTGACTTGCTAGAAGGATCTGAAATTATTGTTGTTCCTGATAACTGTTTCTTCCAAGTTCCTTTTGCAGCATTACCTGATGAAAGTAACCGCTGTTTATCAGATTCTTTCAGGATACGCATTGTCCCTTCTTTAACGACTCTCAAGCTCATTCTGGACAGTCCAGCGGACTGTCACAGCCAAACTGGTGCATTGATTGTGGGTGAGCCAAATCTGATGAATGTGTATTTCAAGGGAGAGTCAAGGTATCTCTGTCCATTACCTGGCGCAAAAGCAGAAGCAGAGATGATTGCAAGACTACTACCTCAATCTCACCTTTTAATAGGAGAGCAAGCAACAAAGCAGGCAGTCCTTCAGAGAATACCCTCAGTGAGTTTCGTACATATCGCTGCTCATGGTGATGCCGAAAGAGGAGAAATTGCTCTTACCCCCCCTGACTCCGCAATGCGTCCTCCACATGAAGCAGACTACTTACTGTCAATGACTGACATTTCACAAGTTAGACTCTCAGCCAAACTGGTGGTCCTTAGCTGTTGCCATACCGCACGTGGACAGATCAAAACAGAGGGCGTTGTTGGAATCGCTCGAGCATTCTTAGGATCGGGTGCACGCTCAGTGTTGGTGGCATTGTGGGCCTTACAAGACGACGCAACAGAGCAGTTCATGAGAAGATTCTACGAAAACCTTGTCCAAGGAGAAAGTGCAAGCGAATGTCTTCACCGGGCCATGAAGTGGATGCGAAATAACGGTTTCCCTGAAGTGAGGCAGTGGGCACCTTTCATGCTGATTGGGGATGACGTGTCATTTCACTTTGGTgaagaaaagtga